A genomic window from Candidatus Polarisedimenticolaceae bacterium includes:
- the phoU gene encoding phosphate signaling complex protein PhoU, whose protein sequence is MEKLQRHFQEQLDDLSEKVLVMGGLVEEAIGQTVSALVTRNSVLAKRVILDDEAIDRFDLEIDQVGMEILGLHQPVARDLRFVITAMKITNDLERIADLCTNVAERAIELNEEPQLKPFIDIPMMARRAQQMVRGALDAFVQRDAAAARAVIAMDDELDDRMEQVFRELLSYMIEDPKTITRALRLMFVAKYFERMGDQATNIGEQIVFMAEGLVIKHPALSAEREHDERA, encoded by the coding sequence ATGGAAAAACTCCAGCGGCACTTCCAAGAGCAGCTCGACGACCTCTCCGAGAAGGTCCTCGTCATGGGGGGACTCGTCGAGGAGGCGATCGGCCAGACCGTCTCAGCGCTCGTGACCCGCAACTCGGTCCTCGCCAAGCGCGTCATCCTCGACGACGAGGCGATCGACCGGTTCGACCTCGAGATCGACCAGGTCGGGATGGAGATCCTCGGCCTCCACCAGCCGGTCGCGCGCGACCTCCGGTTCGTGATCACGGCGATGAAGATCACGAACGATCTCGAGCGGATCGCCGACCTGTGCACGAACGTCGCCGAGCGCGCGATCGAGCTGAACGAGGAGCCGCAGCTCAAGCCGTTCATCGACATCCCGATGATGGCGCGCCGCGCCCAGCAGATGGTTCGGGGCGCGCTCGACGCCTTCGTCCAGCGCGACGCGGCGGCGGCGCGCGCGGTCATCGCGATGGACGACGAGCTCGACGACCGCATGGAGCAAGTCTTCCGCGAGCTGCTCTCCTACATGATCGAGGACCCGAAGACGATCACCCGGGCCCTGCGGCTAATGTTCGTCGCGAAGTACTTCGAGCGCATGGGAGACCAGGCCACGAACATCGGCGAGCAGATCGTCTTCATGGCCGAGGGCCTCGTCATAAAGCACCCCGCCCTGTCGGCGGAGCGGGAGCACGACGAGCGCGCATGA